Proteins encoded together in one Micromonospora auratinigra window:
- a CDS encoding MFS transporter, with translation MTILTGTPAPAPLRRHRDFRLLWVGQTVSAVGSNVTAVALPLVAVAALDASTFGVAALTAAAWLPWLLVGLPAGAWVDRIRRRPVLIGGDLVSAALFLSVPVAALAGLLTVGQLLVVAFGAGLARVFAETAEQVYLPTLLHPEQVPEGNAKLHASRTASYLVGPGLAGLIAQLAGAVTAVLLDALSFLVSAACLRRIRTVEPPPVRPAGASTLRREVADGLRFVLHDPYLRVLTLFGAASNIGLTGYQAVLVVFLVRSAGLPAGAVGLLIGLAGVGGILGALLATTLGRRLGTGRALLVAAALTGPPALLIPLAGPGVRVLWLVLGGALVSLGVAVGNVVKGSFRQTYTPHRLLGRVTVSMQLLNYGTIPVAAVLAGVLGAMWGPAGAIRLTTAWLAATPLILLLGPLRRRRDLPAAPGR, from the coding sequence GTGACCATCCTCACCGGTACGCCCGCCCCGGCCCCGCTGCGCCGGCACCGCGACTTCCGGCTGCTCTGGGTCGGGCAGACGGTCAGCGCCGTGGGCAGCAACGTGACGGCGGTGGCGCTGCCCCTGGTGGCGGTGGCCGCGCTCGACGCCAGCACCTTCGGAGTCGCGGCGCTCACCGCCGCGGCGTGGTTGCCCTGGTTGCTGGTCGGGCTGCCCGCCGGCGCCTGGGTGGACCGGATCCGCCGTCGGCCCGTGCTGATCGGCGGTGACCTGGTCTCGGCGGCGCTGTTCCTCAGCGTTCCGGTGGCCGCCCTGGCCGGCCTGCTCACCGTCGGCCAACTCCTGGTGGTGGCGTTCGGCGCCGGACTGGCCCGGGTCTTCGCCGAGACCGCCGAGCAGGTGTACCTGCCGACCCTGCTCCACCCCGAGCAGGTGCCCGAGGGCAACGCCAAGCTGCACGCCTCCCGGACCGCCAGCTACCTGGTCGGTCCCGGGTTGGCCGGGCTGATCGCCCAGCTCGCCGGGGCGGTGACGGCGGTGCTGCTGGACGCGCTGAGCTTCCTGGTCTCCGCGGCCTGCCTGCGGCGGATCCGGACCGTGGAGCCACCTCCGGTCCGGCCGGCCGGCGCGTCCACCCTGCGGCGGGAGGTCGCCGACGGGCTGCGCTTCGTGCTCCACGACCCGTACCTGCGGGTGCTGACCCTCTTCGGGGCGGCCAGCAACATCGGCCTCACCGGCTACCAGGCCGTGCTGGTGGTGTTCCTGGTCCGCTCGGCCGGGCTGCCCGCCGGGGCGGTCGGTCTGCTGATCGGACTGGCCGGTGTGGGCGGCATCCTGGGCGCGCTGCTGGCCACCACGCTCGGTCGCCGGCTGGGCACCGGCCGCGCGCTGCTCGTCGCCGCCGCGTTGACCGGGCCGCCCGCCCTGCTCATCCCGCTCGCCGGCCCCGGCGTACGGGTGCTCTGGCTGGTGCTCGGCGGGGCGCTGGTGAGCCTCGGCGTCGCCGTGGGCAACGTGGTCAAGGGCAGCTTCCGGCAGACGTACACCCCGCACCGGCTGCTGGGTCGGGTGACGGTGAGCATGCAGCTGCTCAACTACGGCACCATCCCGGTCGCGGCCGTGCTGGCCGGCGTGCTCGGTGCGATGTGGGGGCCGGCCGGCGCCATCCGGCTCACCACCGCCTGGCTGGCGGCGACCCCGCTGATCCTGCTCCTCGGCCCGCTCCGGCGGCGGCGTGACCTGCCGGCGGCTCCGGGCCGGTGA
- a CDS encoding class I SAM-dependent methyltransferase encodes MTDQTALADLEREIAVPGGGPDGLRLIAAPFVPEVRLHLAEDAILWWARMEAALGRSLPPPYWASVWAGGQALARHLLDRPELVAGRRVLDLATGSGLVAIAAALAGADAVTANDIDPYALAAVTVNARANGVTLAVSGDDLLDGEADADLVLAGDVLYDAGLAARMLPFLRRAAARGVAVLVGDPDRGHLAGEGLETVASYPVPTTEPSVDSPVRRVQVLRPG; translated from the coding sequence ATGACAGATCAGACGGCGCTGGCCGACCTGGAACGGGAGATCGCCGTGCCCGGCGGCGGACCGGACGGGCTCCGGCTGATCGCCGCGCCCTTCGTGCCGGAGGTACGGCTGCACCTCGCCGAGGACGCGATCCTCTGGTGGGCCCGGATGGAGGCGGCCCTCGGCCGGTCACTGCCCCCGCCCTACTGGGCGTCGGTCTGGGCCGGTGGGCAGGCGCTCGCCCGACACCTGCTCGACCGTCCCGAGCTGGTGGCCGGGCGGCGGGTGCTCGACCTGGCCACCGGATCCGGACTGGTGGCCATCGCCGCGGCGCTCGCCGGGGCCGACGCGGTGACCGCCAACGACATCGACCCGTACGCGCTGGCAGCGGTCACCGTCAACGCGCGGGCCAACGGGGTGACGCTGGCCGTCAGCGGCGACGACCTGCTGGACGGCGAGGCCGACGCGGACCTGGTGCTGGCCGGGGACGTCCTCTACGACGCCGGGCTGGCCGCCCGGATGCTGCCGTTCCTGCGCCGTGCCGCCGCGCGGGGCGTCGCGGTCCTGGTCGGTGACCCCGACCGGGGACACCTGGCCGGCGAGGGCCTGGAGACGGTGGCCAGCTATCCGGTGCCGACCACCGAGCCCTCGGTGGACTCACCCGTGCGCCGGGTCCAGGTGCTGCGGCCCGGCTGA
- a CDS encoding Rieske (2Fe-2S) protein — protein sequence MSDDQVPTGPGTQSRRALLAGVGAVGAAVVLSGCGDDDDKGAESSAPTSGGPGATGAGDAGGGNRDSTGPLARTTDIPVGGGTILAAKGVVITQPKAGEFKAFDPICTHQGCPVSNVDGGTINCTCHQSKFSIEDGSVKAGPAPRPLAAKNIKVTGDQITLA from the coding sequence ATGAGTGACGATCAGGTGCCAACCGGACCGGGTACGCAGAGCCGCCGGGCCCTGCTCGCCGGGGTCGGCGCGGTCGGGGCCGCGGTGGTGCTGTCCGGCTGCGGCGACGACGACGACAAGGGCGCGGAGAGCTCGGCGCCGACCAGCGGCGGGCCGGGCGCGACCGGTGCCGGTGACGCCGGTGGCGGCAACCGGGACAGCACCGGTCCACTGGCGCGGACCACCGACATCCCGGTCGGTGGCGGCACGATCCTCGCCGCCAAGGGTGTGGTGATCACCCAGCCGAAGGCGGGCGAGTTCAAGGCCTTCGACCCCATCTGCACCCACCAGGGCTGCCCGGTGTCGAACGTCGACGGCGGCACCATCAACTGCACCTGTCACCAGAGCAAGTTCTCGATCGAGGACGGTTCGGTGAAGGCGGGCCCCGCGCCCCGGCCGCTCGCGGCGAAGAACATCAAGGTCACCGGGGACCAGATCACCCTGGCCTGA
- the uvrC gene encoding excinuclease ABC subunit UvrC: MADPSTYRPATGTIPESPGVYRFRDGTGKVIYVGKARNLRSRLNSYFADPVNLHQRTRQMVFTAESVDWITVATEVEALQQEYTWIKQYDPRFNVRYRDDKSYPYLAVTLDEDYPRLQVMRGAKRKGVRYFGPYSHAWAIRETLDLLLRVFPARTCSSGVFKRAGQVGRPCLLGYIGKCSAPCVGTVTAERHREIVDGFCDFMAGRTDTMVRRLEKDMLEASEQLEFERAARLRDDVAALRRAMEKQTVVLGDGTDADVVAFADDPLEAAVQVFHVRDGRVRGQRGWVVEKTEELTTGDLVHHFCTQVYGGEQGEADVPRELLVPELPGDADALADWLSTRRGSRVSLRVPQRGDKRSLLETVERNARDALARHKLKRAGDLTTRSKALDEIADALGMRTSPLRIECFDVSQIQGTDVVASMVVFEDGLPRKSEYRRFIVRGATDDLSAMNEVLRRRFARYLDARAETGEIGEETAGDPDRPGIDPTTGRPRKFAYPPQLVVVDGGAPQVGAAAQALAELGIDDVALCGLAKRLEEVWLPDDDYPVILPRTSEALYLLQRVRDEAHRFAITFHRQRRSKRMTESALDNVPGLGDVRRKALLRHFGSLKRLSAATVEEITEVPGVGRRTAEAILAALDESAQPTAPSS, encoded by the coding sequence GTGGCTGACCCCTCGACCTACCGTCCCGCGACCGGCACCATCCCGGAGTCCCCAGGGGTCTACCGCTTCCGCGACGGCACCGGCAAGGTGATCTACGTCGGCAAGGCGCGCAACCTGCGCAGCCGGCTCAACTCCTACTTCGCCGACCCGGTCAACCTGCACCAGCGCACCCGGCAGATGGTCTTCACCGCCGAGTCGGTCGACTGGATCACCGTCGCCACCGAGGTCGAGGCGCTCCAGCAGGAATACACCTGGATCAAGCAGTACGATCCCCGGTTCAACGTCCGCTACCGCGACGACAAGTCCTACCCCTACCTGGCGGTCACCCTCGACGAGGACTACCCGCGCCTGCAGGTGATGCGGGGCGCCAAGCGCAAGGGGGTGCGCTATTTCGGGCCGTACTCGCACGCCTGGGCGATCCGCGAGACGCTCGACCTGCTGCTGCGGGTCTTCCCGGCGCGGACCTGCTCGTCCGGGGTGTTCAAGCGGGCCGGCCAGGTGGGCCGGCCCTGCCTGCTGGGCTACATCGGCAAGTGCTCCGCGCCCTGCGTCGGCACCGTCACCGCCGAGCGGCACCGGGAGATCGTCGACGGGTTCTGCGACTTCATGGCCGGGCGCACCGACACCATGGTCCGCCGGCTGGAGAAGGACATGCTCGAGGCCAGCGAGCAGCTGGAGTTCGAGCGGGCGGCCCGGCTGCGCGATGACGTGGCGGCCCTGCGGCGGGCGATGGAGAAGCAGACCGTGGTGCTCGGTGACGGCACCGACGCCGACGTGGTGGCCTTCGCCGACGACCCGCTGGAGGCCGCGGTCCAGGTCTTCCACGTCCGCGACGGGCGGGTGCGCGGCCAGCGCGGCTGGGTGGTGGAGAAGACCGAGGAACTCACCACCGGTGACCTGGTGCACCACTTCTGCACCCAGGTCTACGGCGGTGAGCAGGGCGAGGCCGACGTGCCGCGCGAGCTGCTGGTGCCCGAGCTGCCCGGCGACGCCGACGCGCTCGCCGACTGGCTCTCCACCCGCCGGGGCAGCCGGGTGTCGCTGCGGGTGCCGCAGCGCGGCGACAAGCGGTCGCTGCTGGAGACCGTGGAGCGCAACGCCCGGGACGCGCTGGCCCGGCACAAGCTCAAGCGGGCCGGCGACCTGACCACCCGCAGCAAGGCCCTCGACGAGATCGCCGACGCGCTCGGCATGCGCACCTCGCCGCTGCGCATCGAGTGCTTCGACGTCTCCCAGATCCAGGGCACCGACGTGGTCGCCAGCATGGTCGTCTTCGAGGACGGGCTGCCGCGCAAGAGCGAGTACCGGCGGTTCATCGTCCGGGGCGCCACCGACGACCTGTCCGCCATGAACGAGGTGCTGCGCCGGCGCTTCGCCCGCTATCTCGACGCCCGGGCCGAGACCGGCGAGATCGGCGAGGAGACCGCCGGCGACCCGGACCGGCCCGGCATCGATCCCACCACCGGCCGGCCCCGCAAGTTCGCGTACCCGCCGCAGCTGGTCGTGGTGGACGGTGGCGCGCCGCAGGTCGGCGCGGCCGCGCAGGCCCTCGCCGAGCTGGGCATCGACGACGTGGCGCTCTGCGGCCTGGCCAAGCGGCTGGAGGAGGTCTGGCTCCCCGACGACGACTACCCGGTCATCCTGCCGCGCACCTCCGAGGCGCTCTACCTGCTGCAACGCGTACGCGACGAGGCGCACCGGTTCGCCATCACCTTCCACCGCCAGCGGCGCTCCAAGCGGATGACCGAATCGGCGCTCGACAACGTCCCCGGCCTGGGCGACGTACGCCGCAAGGCGCTGCTGCGCCACTTCGGCTCGCTGAAGCGGCTCTCCGCGGCGACGGTCGAGGAGATCACCGAGGTGCCCGGGGTGGGCCGGCGGACCGCCGAGGCGATCCTCGCCGCGCTCGACGAATCCGCCCAGCCCACCGCTCCCTCCTCCTGA
- a CDS encoding ArsR/SmtB family transcription factor encodes MAADQVRQVTDSRVLAALAHPLRRRLMDTLKVYGPCTVGQLAERTDQAPANVSHHLKVLAAADLVTEAPEHARDRRERWWRLRDRGVRWSHADFDADPAARAVADAAGSLNLDRHVALVRAWHAAGDEQQAAWADGPFSTDKWLRLTPEELAELSREVIALLDRWADRAVPDDDRRREPVFVFAHGVPARP; translated from the coding sequence ATGGCAGCCGATCAGGTTCGACAGGTCACCGACTCCCGCGTCCTCGCGGCCCTCGCGCATCCGCTGCGCCGCCGCCTGATGGACACGCTCAAGGTCTACGGTCCGTGCACCGTCGGCCAGCTCGCCGAACGGACCGACCAGGCCCCGGCGAACGTCAGCCACCACCTCAAGGTGCTCGCCGCCGCCGACCTGGTGACCGAGGCGCCCGAGCACGCCCGGGACCGCCGGGAACGCTGGTGGCGGCTGCGCGACCGCGGTGTCCGCTGGTCGCACGCCGACTTCGACGCCGATCCGGCCGCCCGGGCGGTGGCCGACGCCGCCGGCTCGCTCAACCTGGACCGGCACGTCGCCCTGGTCCGCGCCTGGCACGCCGCCGGTGACGAGCAGCAGGCGGCCTGGGCCGACGGTCCGTTCAGCACCGACAAGTGGCTGCGGCTCACCCCCGAGGAACTGGCCGAGCTCAGCCGCGAGGTGATCGCGCTCCTCGACCGGTGGGCCGACCGGGCCGTACCCGACGACGACCGGCGGCGCGAGCCGGTCTTCGTCTTCGCCCACGGCGTACCGGCCCGGCCGTGA
- a CDS encoding maleylpyruvate isomerase family mycothiol-dependent enzyme — MTGDPLLLTGELDAATDRLLRSVAAFGPADAAGPSLLPGWTRGHVLTHLARNADAFVNLLTAARTGEDIPMYASPQARTADIEAGAGRSPAELLDDLRAGSARFAAAVEAMPVEAWAATVQTRRGPWPAATLVWGRLREVEVHHVDLAAGYRPADWPDAFAQRLLHEVTTGLAADPGAPAMVLRFDGVRHEIVVGDPEGAPTVTGPAPELAAWLIGRSAGEVLTVTPDGPLPTPPEWI, encoded by the coding sequence GTGACCGGCGATCCCCTGTTGCTGACCGGCGAGCTGGACGCCGCCACCGACCGGCTGCTGCGTTCGGTGGCCGCCTTCGGTCCCGCGGACGCCGCCGGGCCGTCGCTGCTGCCGGGCTGGACCCGCGGGCACGTGCTGACCCACCTGGCCCGCAACGCCGACGCCTTCGTCAACCTGCTGACCGCCGCCCGCACCGGCGAGGACATCCCGATGTACGCGAGCCCGCAGGCACGGACCGCCGACATCGAGGCCGGGGCCGGCCGGAGCCCGGCCGAACTCCTCGACGACCTGCGGGCCGGCTCGGCGCGCTTCGCCGCAGCGGTCGAGGCGATGCCGGTCGAGGCCTGGGCCGCCACCGTGCAGACCCGGCGCGGCCCGTGGCCGGCGGCGACGCTGGTCTGGGGGCGGCTGCGTGAGGTCGAGGTGCACCACGTCGACCTGGCGGCCGGCTACCGGCCGGCCGACTGGCCGGACGCGTTCGCCCAGCGGCTGCTGCACGAGGTGACCACCGGGCTGGCCGCCGACCCCGGCGCGCCGGCCATGGTGCTGCGTTTCGACGGCGTCCGGCACGAAATCGTCGTGGGCGATCCCGAGGGGGCGCCCACGGTCACCGGCCCCGCGCCGGAACTGGCCGCCTGGCTCATCGGCCGCAGCGCGGGCGAGGTGCTCACCGTCACGCCCGACGGTCCCCTGCCGACCCCACCGGAATGGATATAG
- a CDS encoding MBL fold metallo-hydrolase, with protein sequence MTYTGDVTPGGAPDVRELDRLTVTKLSVGPMDNNAYLLRCTATGEQLLIDAANEAPRLLELVGEGGLATVVTTHQHMDHWVALEEVVAKTGARPLVHADDAEGLPIATEPLHEGDTVPVGDCALQVIHLRGHTPGSIALLYRDPAGIPHLFTGDSLFPGGVGNTHQDPDRFAELIDDVEHKLFDRLPDETWFYPGHGKDSTLGAERPALPQWRARGW encoded by the coding sequence ATGACCTACACCGGAGACGTCACTCCCGGCGGTGCGCCGGACGTCCGCGAACTCGACCGGCTCACCGTCACCAAGCTGTCGGTGGGCCCGATGGACAACAACGCCTACCTGCTGCGCTGCACCGCGACCGGCGAGCAGCTCCTGATCGACGCCGCGAACGAGGCGCCCCGCCTGCTCGAACTGGTCGGCGAGGGCGGGCTGGCCACGGTGGTCACCACCCACCAGCACATGGACCACTGGGTGGCGCTGGAGGAGGTGGTCGCCAAGACCGGGGCCCGGCCGCTGGTGCACGCCGACGACGCCGAGGGGCTGCCGATCGCGACCGAGCCGCTGCACGAGGGCGACACCGTGCCGGTCGGCGACTGCGCCCTGCAGGTGATCCACCTGCGCGGGCACACCCCCGGTTCGATCGCGCTGCTCTACCGGGACCCGGCCGGGATCCCGCACCTGTTCACCGGCGACTCCCTCTTCCCCGGTGGGGTCGGCAACACCCACCAGGACCCGGATCGGTTCGCCGAGCTGATCGACGACGTGGAGCACAAGCTCTTCGACCGGCTGCCGGACGAGACCTGGTTCTACCCCGGCCACGGCAAGGACAGCACCCTCGGCGCGGAGCGGCCGGCGCTGCCGCAGTGGCGGGCCCGCGGCTGGTGA
- the rsgA gene encoding ribosome small subunit-dependent GTPase A: MTIDLTALGWDADRAAHLRRRTDHRPGRVARVDRGICTVLRPEGPVRASLGGAVLAAAARDLTALPCAGDWVLLASWPDGPVTVESVLPRRTALVRRTAGKDASGQVLAANIDTAAVVEPVHPEPDAARIERLLSLAHESGAEPLIVLTKADLAADAAAVARQLADLAPGVPVLPVSAEQGTGLEPLRRHVAPGRTLGLLGPSGAGKSSLVNALAGTEVMRTQAIRRVDGKGRHTTTWRALVPIPGGGAVLDTPGVRAVGLLDGSAGLDRAFADIAALATGCRYADCAHDAEPACAVRAALESGELPVRRWENWRRLQREVAYESRRRETRLAAQRRGSWRGERRRTARPAPPPASGGF, translated from the coding sequence ATGACCATCGATCTGACCGCCCTCGGCTGGGACGCCGACCGGGCGGCCCACCTACGACGTCGCACCGACCACCGACCGGGCCGGGTGGCCCGCGTCGACCGGGGCATCTGCACCGTGCTCCGCCCGGAGGGCCCGGTCCGGGCCAGCCTCGGCGGTGCGGTGCTGGCCGCCGCCGCCCGTGACCTGACCGCGCTGCCCTGCGCCGGCGACTGGGTGCTGCTGGCCAGCTGGCCGGACGGACCGGTCACCGTCGAGTCGGTGCTGCCCCGACGCACCGCGCTGGTGCGCCGGACCGCCGGCAAGGACGCCAGCGGGCAGGTGCTCGCCGCCAACATCGACACCGCCGCGGTGGTGGAGCCGGTCCACCCGGAGCCGGACGCCGCCCGGATCGAGCGGCTGCTCTCGCTGGCGCACGAGTCCGGCGCGGAGCCCCTGATCGTGCTCACCAAGGCCGACCTGGCCGCCGATGCGGCGGCGGTGGCCCGGCAGCTCGCCGACCTCGCCCCCGGGGTGCCGGTGCTGCCGGTCAGCGCCGAGCAGGGCACCGGCCTGGAGCCGCTGCGCCGGCACGTCGCCCCGGGCCGGACGCTGGGCCTGCTCGGCCCGTCCGGAGCGGGCAAGTCGAGCCTGGTCAACGCGCTCGCCGGCACGGAGGTGATGCGCACCCAGGCGATCCGGCGGGTCGACGGCAAGGGCCGGCACACCACCACCTGGCGGGCGCTGGTGCCGATCCCCGGCGGCGGCGCGGTGCTGGACACCCCCGGCGTACGGGCGGTGGGCCTGCTGGACGGCTCCGCCGGGCTGGACCGGGCCTTCGCCGACATCGCCGCGCTCGCCACCGGCTGCCGGTACGCCGACTGCGCGCACGACGCCGAGCCGGCCTGCGCGGTGCGGGCGGCGCTGGAGAGCGGCGAGCTGCCGGTGCGCCGCTGGGAGAACTGGCGTCGCCTGCAACGCGAGGTGGCCTACGAGAGCCGGCGTCGGGAGACCCGGCTGGCCGCCCAGCGCCGGGGGAGTTGGCGGGGTGAGCGGCGGCGGACCGCGCGTCCGGCGCCCCCGCCAGCCAGCGGCGGATTCTGA
- a CDS encoding cold-shock protein, with amino-acid sequence MATGTVKWFNSEKGFGFIEQDGGGPDVFVHYSAIQSSGYRELNEGQKVEFEVTQGQKGPQADNVRPI; translated from the coding sequence ATGGCAACCGGCACGGTCAAGTGGTTCAACTCGGAAAAGGGCTTCGGCTTCATCGAGCAGGACGGCGGGGGTCCGGACGTGTTCGTCCACTACTCGGCCATCCAGTCCAGTGGCTACCGCGAGCTGAACGAGGGCCAGAAGGTCGAGTTCGAGGTGACCCAGGGGCAGAAGGGTCCGCAGGCGGACAACGTCCGTCCGATTTAG
- the uvrA gene encoding excinuclease ABC subunit UvrA, protein MADRLIIRGAREHNLRDVSLDLPRDALIVFTGLSGSGKSSLAFDTIFAEGQRRYVESLSSYARQFLGQMDKPDVDFIEGLSPAVSIDQKSTSRNPRSTVGTITEVYDYLRLLFARIGEPHCPVCGERISKQSPQQIVDRVLAMPEGTKFMVLAPVVRGRKGEYVDLFAELQGKGYARARVDGVVHPLTEPPKLKKQEKHTIEVVIDRLSVKPSAKQRLTDSVEAALGLSDGLVLLDFVDLAEDDPNRERRYSEHLACPNDHPLAIEDLEPRVFSFNAPYGACPECTGLGTKKEVDPELVIPDPERSLREGAIQPWSSGHNLEYFLRLLEALGEAQHFDLDTPWRKLPSRAQKTILHGSDDQVHVRYRNKYGRERSYYTGFEGVMQWIERRHSDTESEWSRDKYEGYMRDVPCAACGGARLKPEVLAVTLAGRSIAEVCNLSVGEAAELLAGIELTDRQKMIAERVLKEINARLKFLLDVGLDYLSLDRAAGTLSGGEAQRIRLATQIGSGLVGVLYVLDEPSIGLHQRDNHRLIETLLRLRGLGNTLIVVEHDEDTIRVADWIVDIGPGAGEHGGKIVHSGSVPALLKNKESVTGAYLSGRKAIPTPAGRRPQTPGRELVVHGAREHNLRNLTVSFPLGQLIAVTGVSGSGKSTLVNDILHAVLANQINGARLVPGRHTRITGLEHVDKVVGVDQSPIGRTPRSNPATYTGVWDHIRKLFAETTEAKVRGYGPGRFSFNVKGGRCEACSGDGTIKIEMNFLPDVYVPCEVCKGARYNRETLEVHYKGRTVAEVLDMPIEEAAEFFSAIPAIHRHLKTLVDVGLGYVRLGQPAPTLSGGEAQRVKLASELQKRSTGRTVYVLDEPTTGLHFEDIRKLLMVLEGLVDKGNTVITIEHNLDVIKTADWIIDMGPEGGHRGGTVLATGTPEEVAEVAESHTGQFLRPMLKLDGQAKGATAATSRAAKANGATGRSRAGRKVPAGAR, encoded by the coding sequence GTGGCCGACCGACTGATCATCCGTGGCGCGCGCGAGCACAACCTGCGTGACGTCAGTCTCGACCTGCCCCGGGACGCCCTGATCGTCTTCACCGGGCTCTCCGGGTCGGGTAAGTCGAGCCTGGCGTTCGACACCATCTTCGCCGAGGGACAGCGCCGCTACGTCGAGTCGCTGTCGTCGTACGCCCGGCAGTTCCTCGGCCAGATGGACAAGCCCGACGTCGACTTCATCGAGGGCCTCAGCCCCGCGGTCTCCATCGACCAGAAGTCCACCTCGCGCAACCCGCGCTCGACGGTCGGCACCATCACCGAGGTCTACGACTACCTCCGGCTGCTCTTCGCCCGCATCGGCGAGCCGCACTGCCCGGTCTGCGGCGAGCGGATCTCCAAGCAGAGCCCGCAGCAGATCGTCGACCGGGTGCTGGCGATGCCCGAGGGCACCAAGTTCATGGTGCTCGCGCCGGTCGTGCGCGGCCGCAAGGGCGAGTACGTCGACCTCTTCGCCGAACTCCAGGGCAAGGGTTACGCCCGGGCCCGGGTCGACGGCGTGGTGCACCCGCTGACCGAGCCGCCCAAGCTCAAGAAGCAGGAGAAGCACACCATCGAGGTGGTGATCGACCGGCTCAGCGTCAAGCCGAGCGCCAAGCAGCGGCTGACCGACTCGGTCGAGGCCGCGCTGGGCCTCTCCGACGGGCTGGTGCTGCTGGACTTCGTCGACCTCGCCGAGGACGACCCGAACCGGGAGCGCCGCTACTCCGAGCACCTGGCCTGCCCCAACGACCACCCGCTGGCGATCGAGGACCTGGAGCCCCGGGTCTTCTCCTTCAACGCCCCGTACGGCGCGTGCCCCGAGTGCACCGGCCTGGGCACCAAGAAGGAGGTCGACCCGGAGCTGGTGATCCCGGACCCGGAGCGCAGCCTGCGCGAGGGCGCGATCCAACCCTGGTCCAGCGGGCACAACCTGGAATACTTCCTGCGCCTGCTGGAGGCGCTCGGCGAGGCGCAGCACTTCGACCTCGACACGCCGTGGCGCAAGCTGCCGTCGCGGGCGCAGAAGACGATCCTGCACGGCTCCGACGACCAGGTGCACGTCCGATACCGCAACAAGTACGGCCGGGAGCGCTCGTACTACACCGGTTTCGAGGGCGTGATGCAGTGGATCGAGCGCCGGCACTCCGACACCGAGTCGGAGTGGTCGCGCGACAAGTACGAGGGCTACATGCGCGACGTGCCCTGTGCGGCCTGCGGCGGGGCCCGGCTCAAGCCGGAGGTGCTCGCCGTCACCCTGGCCGGCCGGAGCATCGCCGAGGTCTGCAACCTCTCTGTCGGTGAGGCGGCCGAGCTGCTGGCCGGCATCGAGCTGACCGACCGGCAGAAGATGATCGCCGAGCGGGTGCTCAAGGAGATCAACGCCCGGCTGAAGTTCCTGCTCGACGTCGGCCTGGACTACCTCTCCCTGGACCGGGCGGCCGGCACCCTCTCCGGCGGCGAGGCGCAGCGCATCCGGCTCGCCACCCAGATCGGCTCCGGCCTGGTCGGCGTGCTCTACGTGCTCGACGAGCCCTCCATCGGCCTGCACCAGCGCGACAACCACCGGCTGATCGAGACGCTGCTGCGCCTGCGCGGCCTGGGCAACACGCTGATCGTGGTCGAGCACGACGAGGACACCATCCGGGTCGCCGACTGGATCGTCGACATCGGCCCGGGCGCGGGGGAGCACGGCGGCAAGATCGTGCACAGCGGCTCGGTGCCGGCCCTGCTGAAGAACAAGGAGTCCGTGACCGGGGCGTACCTGTCCGGGCGCAAGGCGATCCCGACGCCGGCCGGCCGCCGGCCGCAGACCCCGGGCCGGGAGCTGGTGGTGCACGGGGCGCGCGAGCACAACCTGCGCAACCTCACCGTGAGCTTCCCGCTCGGGCAGCTCATCGCCGTCACCGGGGTCAGCGGCTCCGGCAAGTCGACGCTGGTCAACGACATCCTGCACGCGGTGCTCGCCAACCAGATCAACGGCGCCCGGCTGGTCCCCGGCCGGCACACCCGGATCACCGGCCTGGAGCACGTGGACAAGGTCGTCGGGGTCGACCAGTCGCCGATCGGGCGGACCCCGCGGTCGAACCCGGCCACGTACACCGGCGTCTGGGACCACATTCGCAAGCTCTTCGCCGAGACCACCGAGGCCAAGGTCCGGGGGTACGGCCCGGGCCGGTTCTCGTTCAACGTCAAGGGCGGGCGCTGCGAGGCCTGCTCCGGTGACGGCACCATCAAGATCGAGATGAACTTCCTGCCGGACGTCTACGTCCCGTGCGAGGTGTGCAAGGGCGCCCGCTACAACCGGGAGACGCTCGAGGTGCACTACAAGGGTCGGACCGTGGCCGAGGTGCTGGACATGCCGATCGAGGAGGCGGCGGAGTTCTTCTCCGCCATCCCGGCCATCCACCGCCACCTCAAGACGCTGGTCGACGTCGGCCTCGGGTACGTCCGCCTGGGTCAGCCGGCCCCGACTCTCTCCGGCGGCGAGGCGCAGCGCGTCAAGCTCGCCTCCGAGCTGCAGAAGCGCTCCACCGGACGGACCGTCTACGTGCTCGACGAGCCCACCACCGGCCTGCACTTCGAGGACATCCGCAAGCTGCTGATGGTCCTGGAAGGGCTGGTCGACAAGGGCAACACCGTGATCACCATCGAGCACAACCTCGACGTGATCAAGACGGCCGACTGGATCATCGACATGGGTCCGGAGGGCGGCCACCGGGGCGGGACGGTGCTCGCCACCGGCACCCCGGAGGAGGTCGCCGAGGTGGCCGAGAGCCACACCGGCCAGTTCCTGCGCCCGATGCTCAAGCTCGACGGCCAGGCCAAGGGCGCGACCGCGGCCACCTCGCGGGCCGCCAAGGCCAACGGCGCCACCGGCCGTTCCCGCGCCGGCCGCAAGGTGCCCGCCGGGGCGCGCTGA